Proteins encoded by one window of Desulfatirhabdium butyrativorans DSM 18734:
- the rpsL gene encoding 30S ribosomal protein S12, whose protein sequence is MPTINQLVRKGRERVKKKTNTPALKGAPQKRGVCTRVYTTTPKKPNSALRKVARVRLTTGIEVTAYIPGIGHNLQEHSVVLVRGGRVKDLPGVRYHIVRGTLDTLGVEDRKQGRSKYGSKKPK, encoded by the coding sequence ATGCCGACAATCAATCAGCTTGTTCGCAAAGGAAGAGAGCGGGTAAAAAAGAAAACGAATACACCTGCTTTGAAGGGTGCCCCTCAAAAACGTGGTGTATGTACGAGAGTCTATACGACGACACCGAAAAAGCCGAACTCGGCTTTGCGTAAGGTTGCAAGGGTTCGTCTGACTACAGGTATTGAAGTAACTGCATATATTCCGGGGATCGGGCATAACCTTCAAGAGCATTCGGTTGTTCTGGTCAGGGGAGGCCGAGTAAAGGATCTTCCGGGTGTTCGATACCATATCGTTCGTGGAACGTTGGATACGCTTGGGGTTGAAGATCGGAAACAGGGACGTTCGAAATACGGATCAAAAAAGCCGAAGTGA
- the rpoC gene encoding DNA-directed RNA polymerase subunit beta', producing MEPYSDFFAKPVDPKKFIGVQIALASSEQILEWSHGEIKKPETINYRTFKPERDGLFCAKIFGPTKDYECNCGKYKRMKHRGVICEKCGVEVIQSKVRRERMAHIELACPVAHIWFMKSLPSKIGNVLDLTLKNLEKVLYFDSYIVIDPKDTPLTVGQLLNEDKYIEALEKYGPKFEAGIGAEAIKTLLDNVDLDKICQDIRAEIKSTSSTPKRQKLAKRLKIVDAFRRSGVDPTWMIMDIIPVLPPDLRPLVPLEGGRFATSDLNDLYRRVINRNNRLKRLIELRAPDIIIRNEKRMLQEAVDVLFDNGRHGRVITGNNKRPLKSLSDTLKGKQGRFRQNLLGKRVDYSGRTVITVGPNLRLHQCGLPKKMALELFKPFVYHKLEQKGLVQTVKSAKKMVEREEPGVWDTLDEVVREYPVMLNRAPTLHRLGIQAFEPILIEGKAIQLHPLVCTAFNADFDGDQMAVHVPLSVESQIEARVLMLSSNNILSPANGSPIIVPSQDIVLGAYYMTRAIAGSKGEGKIFSSTDEVRCAYDAREVELHATIHVRIGGRRIETTVGRVLLWEIMPKETVLVLKHINAATMEAAVAARAEVLAYQQWIQDIDKLHLDATERAKLIGTQKKGLSFGEAAEKYSVSRDKAFKGFIGRLRYDEFKRIFAVSDADVEALFSTEPGTVSPIYEMQDGFHFFEIVERMPEIPFDIVNMVMDKKALRDLVDYSYRNLGPKSTVVLSDRLKNLGYRYATEAGISISIDAMIIPKSKWQIIREAEEKVQTYNKQYQDGLISPGEKYNKIVDVWAKATEDVANEMMDGMKWELVRDEQGNPVLDEDGRPVRQESMNPIYMMADSGARGSKDQMRQLAGMRGLMAKPSGEIIETPINANFREGLSVLQYFISTHGARKGLADTALKTANSGYLTRRLADVAQDCVIAMDDCGTPMGVDVESLMEGGEIIQRLGERILGRITAEEVLDPFTDDVLVPSGQELDEKAVKLIEDAGITKVRIRSALTCKAPHGVCAKCYGRDLAHGQLIEVGQAVGILAAQSIGEPGTQLTMRTFHIGGTASRRVEQSNIRSRVDGRIKFIDLNVVFNKEDKAIVMNRRGGEVAIIGDTGRELERYPIIYGAQIGVVDGQRVKVGDLIATWEPFTIPILTEVGGTVKFGDIISNRTMQEKVDPVTGKSSRMIIETKNPDERPRISIKDAEGKTAKLPKSSGVARYMLPVQAIILVEEGDEVKPGDILAKLPRATTKTKDITGGLPRVAELFEVRKPKDVAILSEIDGFVTIAKSNKKGKQKVIVTPVDVGEPREYLISRGKHINVIDGDFVKAGEPLIGGAKIPQDILNIEGDIALARYLVNEVQEVYRLQGVRINDKHIEVIVRQMMRRVKITEIGDSEFILDEQVDRNRFQEVNEKIVAQGGVPARAEPLILGITKASLSTDSFISAASFQETTKVLTDASIGKTMDYLKGLKENVIMGRMIPAGTGFPDYTEVLIETSAGN from the coding sequence TTGGAACCATATTCCGATTTTTTCGCTAAACCTGTAGATCCGAAGAAGTTTATCGGAGTACAGATTGCACTGGCTTCTTCAGAACAGATTCTTGAATGGTCGCACGGCGAGATCAAAAAGCCAGAAACCATCAATTATCGCACCTTCAAACCGGAGCGCGATGGCTTGTTCTGTGCCAAAATCTTTGGTCCAACCAAAGATTATGAGTGCAATTGTGGAAAATATAAACGCATGAAGCATCGTGGGGTGATTTGTGAAAAATGCGGGGTTGAAGTGATTCAATCCAAGGTTCGAAGGGAGCGAATGGCTCACATTGAACTTGCATGCCCCGTTGCGCATATCTGGTTCATGAAAAGTTTACCCAGTAAAATCGGGAATGTTCTGGATCTGACGTTGAAGAACCTCGAAAAAGTTCTGTATTTCGACAGCTATATCGTGATCGATCCGAAAGATACGCCGCTTACGGTCGGACAGTTGCTCAATGAAGACAAATATATCGAAGCACTTGAAAAGTATGGACCGAAATTCGAGGCAGGCATAGGTGCTGAAGCGATCAAGACACTTCTCGATAATGTTGATCTCGATAAAATATGTCAGGATATTCGTGCTGAAATCAAAAGCACGAGTTCTACACCCAAAAGGCAAAAACTGGCCAAACGTCTCAAAATCGTTGATGCATTCAGAAGATCCGGGGTCGATCCGACATGGATGATTATGGATATTATTCCAGTACTGCCTCCTGATTTGCGCCCCCTGGTTCCCCTGGAAGGTGGTCGGTTTGCGACATCCGACTTGAATGATTTGTATAGAAGGGTGATCAATCGAAACAATCGACTGAAAAGACTCATTGAATTGAGGGCGCCTGATATCATTATCCGAAATGAAAAAAGAATGCTTCAGGAAGCCGTGGATGTGTTGTTCGACAATGGCCGTCATGGCCGGGTGATTACGGGAAACAACAAACGACCTTTAAAATCGCTCAGTGATACCCTGAAAGGTAAACAAGGTCGGTTTCGGCAGAATCTTTTGGGGAAACGGGTGGATTATTCCGGTCGAACCGTTATCACTGTAGGACCGAACCTTCGGCTCCATCAATGTGGTCTTCCGAAGAAAATGGCTTTAGAGCTGTTCAAACCTTTCGTATATCACAAGCTTGAACAGAAAGGTCTCGTACAGACGGTCAAAAGCGCCAAGAAAATGGTTGAGCGAGAAGAGCCTGGGGTTTGGGATACACTCGATGAAGTCGTCCGGGAGTATCCGGTAATGCTGAATCGTGCACCGACGTTGCATCGGCTTGGGATCCAGGCATTTGAACCGATATTAATCGAAGGAAAGGCGATTCAGCTTCATCCACTTGTTTGCACGGCATTCAACGCGGATTTTGACGGTGACCAGATGGCGGTTCATGTACCACTGTCTGTCGAATCCCAAATTGAAGCCCGTGTACTGATGTTGTCGAGCAACAATATTCTATCTCCCGCCAATGGCAGTCCCATTATCGTTCCCAGTCAGGATATCGTATTGGGTGCCTATTACATGACCAGAGCAATCGCAGGTTCCAAAGGGGAAGGGAAAATATTCTCCAGCACCGATGAGGTCAGGTGTGCTTATGATGCAAGAGAAGTGGAACTTCATGCTACAATCCATGTGCGAATTGGCGGAAGGCGCATCGAGACCACAGTGGGGAGGGTGCTTCTGTGGGAAATCATGCCCAAGGAAACGGTTCTTGTGTTGAAGCATATCAATGCGGCGACGATGGAAGCTGCAGTGGCAGCCAGGGCTGAAGTCCTTGCTTATCAGCAATGGATTCAAGATATCGATAAGCTTCATTTGGATGCCACAGAACGTGCAAAGTTAATAGGCACTCAAAAGAAGGGGTTGAGTTTTGGCGAGGCCGCGGAAAAGTATTCAGTAAGTCGGGACAAGGCCTTTAAGGGGTTTATTGGCCGACTGAGATATGATGAGTTCAAACGGATATTTGCTGTATCCGATGCCGATGTGGAGGCGCTTTTCTCAACAGAACCAGGAACTGTTTCCCCCATATATGAAATGCAAGATGGGTTCCATTTTTTCGAGATTGTGGAAAGAATGCCCGAAATACCCTTCGATATCGTCAATATGGTAATGGATAAGAAGGCTCTGAGGGATCTTGTCGACTACAGTTATCGAAATCTTGGGCCGAAATCGACAGTTGTTCTCTCTGACAGATTGAAGAATTTAGGCTATCGGTATGCGACGGAAGCAGGAATTTCCATTTCGATCGACGCGATGATCATACCCAAGAGCAAATGGCAGATTATTCGTGAAGCCGAAGAAAAAGTTCAAACCTACAATAAGCAATATCAGGATGGTCTGATTTCACCTGGTGAGAAATACAACAAGATTGTCGATGTTTGGGCCAAGGCTACGGAAGATGTGGCCAATGAAATGATGGATGGCATGAAATGGGAATTGGTTCGGGATGAGCAAGGAAATCCTGTCCTGGATGAAGATGGCAGGCCGGTACGTCAGGAAAGCATGAATCCTATTTATATGATGGCTGATTCTGGTGCCAGAGGCAGCAAGGATCAGATGCGCCAGCTAGCTGGTATGAGAGGGTTGATGGCCAAGCCCTCTGGTGAAATTATCGAAACACCCATCAATGCGAACTTCAGAGAAGGGCTTTCCGTTCTGCAGTATTTTATTTCTACGCATGGTGCACGAAAAGGGCTAGCGGATACCGCGTTGAAGACGGCCAATTCTGGATATCTCACAAGAAGACTGGCAGATGTTGCGCAGGACTGCGTGATTGCCATGGATGACTGTGGAACGCCTATGGGCGTGGACGTCGAATCCTTAATGGAAGGAGGAGAAATCATCCAGCGGCTTGGAGAAAGGATTCTGGGCAGGATCACTGCGGAAGAAGTCCTTGATCCTTTTACAGACGATGTCTTGGTGCCTTCCGGTCAAGAATTGGATGAGAAGGCGGTAAAACTTATCGAGGATGCGGGAATCACCAAAGTTCGAATTCGGAGTGCGTTGACATGTAAAGCGCCTCACGGTGTTTGTGCAAAATGCTATGGCCGAGATCTGGCTCATGGCCAACTGATCGAAGTCGGTCAGGCCGTCGGTATTTTGGCGGCCCAATCCATTGGCGAGCCTGGGACGCAGTTGACGATGAGGACATTTCATATCGGTGGAACTGCAAGCCGGCGTGTTGAGCAATCGAATATTCGCTCTCGGGTTGACGGACGAATCAAATTCATCGATTTGAATGTGGTATTCAATAAGGAAGACAAGGCCATCGTCATGAATCGAAGGGGTGGAGAGGTGGCCATTATCGGGGATACTGGCAGGGAACTGGAACGGTATCCCATCATTTACGGTGCGCAGATCGGTGTTGTCGATGGTCAGCGGGTGAAGGTTGGTGACCTGATTGCAACGTGGGAGCCGTTTACCATTCCAATTCTAACGGAAGTTGGCGGTACTGTTAAATTTGGCGATATCATCTCCAATAGAACGATGCAGGAAAAGGTCGATCCGGTTACTGGGAAATCAAGTCGTATGATAATCGAGACGAAAAATCCAGATGAACGACCGCGAATCTCAATAAAGGATGCTGAAGGGAAAACCGCTAAGCTGCCGAAGTCGTCTGGTGTTGCTCGATACATGTTGCCCGTTCAGGCTATCATACTGGTTGAAGAAGGGGATGAAGTAAAGCCTGGCGATATTTTGGCAAAGCTTCCACGCGCAACAACCAAGACCAAAGACATTACAGGTGGCTTGCCCCGGGTAGCGGAATTATTTGAAGTCAGAAAACCCAAAGATGTTGCGATATTAAGTGAAATCGATGGCTTTGTGACCATTGCAAAGAGCAACAAGAAGGGGAAGCAGAAAGTGATCGTGACTCCCGTGGATGTCGGTGAGCCGCGCGAATATCTAATTTCTCGTGGAAAACACATTAACGTGATCGACGGAGATTTCGTGAAAGCCGGTGAGCCTCTGATCGGTGGGGCCAAGATACCACAGGATATTCTTAATATTGAAGGCGATATCGCCTTGGCTCGGTATTTGGTCAATGAAGTTCAGGAGGTGTATCGTCTTCAGGGTGTTCGTATCAATGATAAACATATCGAGGTGATTGTTCGCCAGATGATGCGGCGAGTTAAAATTACTGAAATTGGTGATTCAGAATTCATTCTTGATGAGCAGGTGGATCGAAATCGATTTCAAGAAGTGAATGAAAAAATTGTTGCCCAGGGTGGCGTTCCCGCAAGAGCAGAACCCCTTATTTTAGGCATTACCAAGGCTTCGCTGAGCACCGATAGCTTCATTTCTGCCGCTTCTTTTCAGGAGACAACAAAAGTGTTGACGGATGCCTCTATTGGTAAGACGATGGACTATCTGAAGGGATTGAAGGAAAATGTCATCATGGGGCGAATGATCCCGGCAGGTACCGGATTTCCAGACTATACAGAGGTTCTCATAGAAACATCTGCGGGGAATTGA